The Falco naumanni isolate bFalNau1 chromosome 1, bFalNau1.pat, whole genome shotgun sequence genome window below encodes:
- the MBOAT4 gene encoding LOW QUALITY PROTEIN: ghrelin O-acyltransferase (The sequence of the model RefSeq protein was modified relative to this genomic sequence to represent the inferred CDS: inserted 2 bases in 2 codons; substituted 1 base at 1 genomic stop codon), protein MAQASDRANNQPQLFPRPATYKEEPEQPLAQSLLQASKAAEEARCSVHWPDLLALLPAAPYQLVAFPLAALFYHLCASGHLSLTVWYTFLLAGGCLLAGIAMGSYAVLLLIPAAGSVLVLLSVSPARAHTWVFALQMSWQTLCHLGLSSLELDPQDARPAAALSAIMLLTPKATSLVLDVHEGLVLLQQGQGPLQPALPLCSYLPPSAALLGGPLCSFRRFQAQAESCGAXPCPLRAAGQCRLCALALQGLRAGWRRGWLXRQGCAGLGRLPHARPRALLLGPAYYLCWVLDEALLEAAGFGPEVRQGDLSIRDLWMLERTHHLAIFTRIWNKSTSRWLRSLTFQRCPAQPLLATFAFSAWRHGLRPGQVFGFLCWAVMVEADYRTHPFLSARATSQAVKILYYGTTWLFTQLITAYILVAVETETFCLLCLLWTSCNSILPLSYSLALLLLPLAEKLKQNXACPGLICATSGAHLCTCEHAGWEVLLAKQSHITASPENQVGFYSWDIPQL, encoded by the exons ATGGCCCAGGCGTCTGACAGAGCAAATAACCAACCCCAGCTTTTTCCAC GTCCTGCCACATATAAAGAGGAACCAGAGCAGCCCTTGGCTCAGTCTTTGCTCCAGGCGTCAAAGGCAGCTGAAGAAGCAAGGTGCTCGGTGCACTGGCCAGACCTGCTCgcccttctccctgcagccccataCCAGCTGGTGGCTTTCCcccttgctgctctcttctaCCACCTCTGTGCTTCAGGGCACCTCTCTCTGACCGTCTG GTACACATTCCTCCTTGCTGGAGGATGCCTCCTCGCCGGCATAGCCATGGGCAGCTACGCTGTGTtgctcctcatccctgctgctggctctgtgcttGTCCTCCTCTCCGTCAGCCCAGCTCGTGCCCACACCTGGGTCTTTGCTCTCCAGATGTCCTGGCAGACACTCTGCCACCTGGGTCTGAGCAGCCTGGAGCTGGACCCTCAGGATGCCAG GCCAGCCGCTGCCCTCTCTGCCATCATGCTGCTCACCCCGAAGGCTACGTCTCTGGTCCTGGATGTCCACGAAGGGCTcgtgctgctccagcagggccaggggccTCTGCAGCCCGCGCTGCCCCTCTGCAGCTACCTGCCACCTTCCGCAGCCCTCCTTGGAGGGCCCCTGTGCTCCTTCCGCAGGTTTCAGGCGCAGGCCGAGTCCTgcgggg gcccctgcccgctgAGGGCCGCCGGGCAGTGCCGCCTCTGCGCCCTGGCCCTGCAGGGGCTGCGTgcgggctggcggcggggctggc gcaggcagggctgtgctggcctGGGCCGCCTGCCCCACGCCCGGCCACGGGCCCTGCTCCTCGGGCCGGCCTACTacctgtgctgggtgctggatGAGGCCCTTCTCGAGGCGGCGGGCTTTGGGCCGGAGGTGCGCCAGGGAGACCTTTCCATCCGTGACCTGTGGATGCTGGAGAGGACGCACCACCTGGCCATCTTCACCCGAATCTGGAACAAGAGCACGTCCCGCTGGCTGAGGAGCCTCACCTTCCAgcgctgcccagcccagccgctcCTAGCCACCTTTGCCTTCTCCGCCTGGCGGCATGGTCTCCGGCCCGGGCAGGTCTTTGGTTTCCTGTGCTGGGCTGTCATGGTGGAGGCTGACTACCGCACCCATCCCTTCCTCAGTGCCCGGGCCACCTCTCAGGCTGTGAAGATCCTCTACTATGGCACAACCTGGCTCTTCACGCAGCTCATCACTGCCTACATCCTGGTGGCTGTGGAGACTGAGaccttctgcctgctctgcctgctctggaCTTCCTGCAACAgcatccttcccctctcctACAGCCTcgcactgctgctgctgccgcttGCCGAGAAGCTGAAGCAGAACTGAGCCTGTCCTGGGCTAATTTGTGCCACCAGTGGGGCACACCTCTGCACATGTGAGCATGCAGGATGGGAAGTGCTATTGGCCAAGCAATCTCATATAACAGCATCTCCAGAGAACCAGGTTGGCTTTTACTCCTGGGATATCCCCCAGCTTTGA
- the LOC121091002 gene encoding ribonuclease CL2-like gives MAGWALCMTLVLAVLAEAAGESRYDKFLRQHVDHPQTSVLAAHRYCETMLARRRVTAPGRACKPSNTFVHAPAEELVAACTQTPDEAGFHSTPTAMGLTACRLRGRDTRPPCTYRARQLQHHVRVACVNGLPVHLAGTHAPTQ, from the coding sequence ATGGCAGGCTGGGCCTTATGCATGACgctggtgctggcagtgctggcagaggcagcggGCGAGAGTCGCTATGATAAATTCCTGCGGCAGCATGTGGACCACCCCCAGACATCCGTGCTTGCAGCGCACCGCTACTGCGAGACCATGCTGGCACGCCGGCGGGTGACGGCCCCGGGACGGGCCTGCAAGCCCTCCAACACCTTCGTGCACGCACCGGCCGAGGAGCTGGTGGCTGCCTGCACCCAAACACCTGACGAAGCGGGGTTCCACAGCACCCCGACAGCCATGGGCCTCACAGCCTGCCGCCTGCGGGGGCGGGACACTCGGCCCCCTTGCACCTACCGGGCccggcagctccagcaccatgTGCGTGTTGCCTGCGTTAATGGGCTGCCCGTGCACCTCGCTGGCACCCACGCACCCACCCAGTGA
- the RPS3A gene encoding 40S ribosomal protein S3a — MAVGKNKRLTKGGKKGAKKKVVDPFSKKDWYDVKAPAMFNIRNIGKTLVTRTQGTKIASDGLKGRVFEVSLADLQNDEVAFRKFKLVTEDVQGKNCLTNFHGMDLTRDKMCSMVKKWQTMIEAHVDVKTTDGYLLRLFCVGFTKKRNNQIRKTSYAQHQQVRQIRKKMMEIMTREVQTNDLKEVVNKLIPDSIGKDIEKACQSIYPLHDVYVRKVKMLKKPKFELGKLMELHGEGGGAGKPSGDEAGTKVERADGYEPPVQESV, encoded by the exons ATGGCGGTCGGCAAGAACAAGCGTCTCACCAAGGGCGGCAAGAAGGGCGCCAAGAAGAAAGT GGTTGATCCTTTCTCCAAAAAGGACTGGTATGATGTCAAAGCACCAGCAATGTTTAATATCCGAAACATCGGGAAGACACTTGTCACCAGGACTCAAGGAACTA AAATTGCCTCTGATGGACTGAAGGGTCGTGTATTTGAAGTGAGTCTGGCTGACCTGCAGAATGATGAAGTTGCCTTCCGTAAATTTAAACTGGTAACTGAGGATGTTCAGGGCAAAAATTGTCTGACCAACTTCCATGGAATGGACCTCACCCGGGATAAAATGTGCTCCATGGTCAAAAAATGGCAG ACAATGATTGAAGCCCATGTAGATGTCAAAACTACCGATGGTTACCTACTGCGCCTCTTCTGTGTGGGTTTTACGAAGAAGCGTAATAACCAAATCCGCAAGACCTCGTATGCCCAGCATCAGCAGGTTCGACAGATTCGCAAGAAGATGATGGAAATCATGACCAGAGAGGTCCAAACCAATGACCTGAAAGAAGTTGTCAATAAGCT GATCCCAGACAGCATTGGCAAAGACATAGAGAAGGCATGTCAGTCCATCTACCCTCTTCATGATGTCTATGTCCGCAAGGTTAAGATGCTGAAGAAGCCCAAGTTTGAAT TGGGCAAGCTGATGGAACTACATGGTGAAGGTGGTGGTGCTGGAAAACCTTCTGGCGATGAGGCAGGCACTAAAGTAGAGCGAGCCGATGGATATGAGCCACCCGTGCAAGAGTCTGTCTGA